From Nevskia ramosa DSM 11499, one genomic window encodes:
- a CDS encoding cold-shock protein → MSDSMGTVKWFNDAKGFGFITPADGGEDLFAHFKEIQGTGFKTLKEGQRVEYKAQRGPKGMQATQIRPL, encoded by the coding sequence ATGTCAGACTCGATGGGCACCGTTAAGTGGTTCAATGACGCCAAGGGCTTCGGCTTTATCACCCCGGCCGATGGCGGCGAAGATCTCTTCGCGCACTTCAAGGAAATCCAGGGCACCGGATTCAAGACCCTGAAAGAAGGTCAGCGCGTTGAGTACAAGGCGCAGCGCGGCCCGAAGGGCATGCAGGCCACCCAGATTCGCCCGCTCTAA